The following are encoded in a window of Centroberyx gerrardi isolate f3 chromosome 1, fCenGer3.hap1.cur.20231027, whole genome shotgun sequence genomic DNA:
- the LOC139923279 gene encoding G2/mitotic-specific cyclin-B2-like isoform X2, with translation MSSVEIQAALRGAENPVQMGKATAAGQRRAALGELTNFPGMAVNTKRTGPVKASAKPSLNQNVKQAVVQPMRRQVQVEAPEDPLPPVAEEAADVSMKEEEELCQAFSETLLTVEDIDEQDGDMPQLCSEYVKDIYAYLRLLEVQQAVRPKYMQGYEITERMRALLVDWLIQVHSRFQLLQETLYLTIAILDRFLQVQPVSRRKLQLVGVTAMLVASKYEEMYSPEVADFAYITDDAFTKSQILVMEQVMLRSLNFDLGRPLPLHFLRRASKVANSDVERHTLAKYLMELTLLDYNMVHYRPSEIAAASLCLSQLLLDELPWSPTQQHYSTYDEAHLKPIMQRIARNVVTVNEGKTKFQAVKNKYSSSKLMKISLLPQLKSSVIKNMAASLLDNP, from the exons CTTAGGGGCGCAGAAAACCCAGTACAGATGGGAAAAGCCACAGCAGCTGGTCAAAGGAGAGCTGCGCTTGGAGAGCTGACCAACTTTCCAGGCATGGCAGTTAACACAAAG AGGACCGGACCAGTCAAAGCTTCAGCCAAGCCGTCCCTCAACCAAAACGTCAAGCAAGCTGTGGTTCAACCCATGCGTCGTCAAGTCCAGGTGGAAGCACCTGAAGACCCGCTCCCCCCCGTGGCAGAGGAGGCGGCTGATGTGTccatgaaggaggaggaggaactgtGCCAGGCTTTCTCTGAGACGCTCCTCACTGTAGAGGACATTGATGAGCAGGATGGAGACATGCCACAGCTCTGCTCCGAATACGTCAAAGACATCTATGCCTATCTACGGCTCCTTGAG GTGCAGCAGGCTGTGCGACCCAAGTACATGCAGGGTTATGAAATCACTGAACGCATGCGAGCTCTTCTAGTTGACTGGCTGATCCAGGTTCACTCCAGGTTCCAGCTGCTTCAGGAGACATTGTACCTCACGATTGCCATCTTGGATCGTTTTCTACAG GTCCAGCCAGTGTCTCGTCGAAAGCTGCAGCTTGTCGGTGTGACTGCCATGTTAGTGGCCTCAAAGTATGAGGAGATGTACAGTCCGGAGGTTGCAGACTTTGCCTACATCACAGACGATGCATTCACTAAGTCCCAGATTCTGGTGATGGAGCAGGTGATGTTGAGGAGCCTCAATTTTGACCTGGGACGCCCTCTACCACTACACTTCCTCAGGAGGGCTTCAAAGGTTGCAAAT TCTGATGTAGAGAGACACACGCTGGCCAAATACCTCATGGAGTTGACTCTGCTCGACTACAACATGGTGCATTATCGCCCCTCTGAGATCGCTGctgcttccctctgcctctcccagcTGCTGCTTGATGAGCTGCCATGG TCTCCTACACAGCAGCACTACTCTACTTATGACGAGGCCCACCTCAAGCCAATCATGCAGCGCATTGCCAGAAATGTGGTGACTGTGAATGAGGGGAAAACCAAGTTCCAG GCTGTCAAGAACAAATACTCGAGCAGCAAGCTGATGAAAATCAGCCTCCTTCCTCAGCTCAAGTCTTCAGTCATCAAGAACATGGCTGCTTCTCTGCTCGACAATCCCTGA
- the LOC139923279 gene encoding G2/mitotic-specific cyclin-B2-like isoform X1 — translation MSAVEVQAALRGAENPVQMGKATAAGQRRAALGELTNFPGMAVNTKRTGPVKASAKPSLNQNVKQAVVQPMRRQVQVEAPEDPLPPVAEEAADVSMKEEEELCQAFSETLLTVEDIDEQDGDMPQLCSEYVKDIYAYLRLLEVQQAVRPKYMQGYEITERMRALLVDWLIQVHSRFQLLQETLYLTIAILDRFLQVQPVSRRKLQLVGVTAMLVASKYEEMYSPEVADFAYITDDAFTKSQILVMEQVMLRSLNFDLGRPLPLHFLRRASKVANSDVERHTLAKYLMELTLLDYNMVHYRPSEIAAASLCLSQLLLDELPWSPTQQHYSTYDEAHLKPIMQRIARNVVTVNEGKTKFQAVKNKYSSSKLMKISLLPQLKSSVIKNMAASLLDNP, via the exons ATGTCCGCTGTGGAAGTTCAGGCTGCG CTTAGGGGCGCAGAAAACCCAGTACAGATGGGAAAAGCCACAGCAGCTGGTCAAAGGAGAGCTGCGCTTGGAGAGCTGACCAACTTTCCAGGCATGGCAGTTAACACAAAG AGGACCGGACCAGTCAAAGCTTCAGCCAAGCCGTCCCTCAACCAAAACGTCAAGCAAGCTGTGGTTCAACCCATGCGTCGTCAAGTCCAGGTGGAAGCACCTGAAGACCCGCTCCCCCCCGTGGCAGAGGAGGCGGCTGATGTGTccatgaaggaggaggaggaactgtGCCAGGCTTTCTCTGAGACGCTCCTCACTGTAGAGGACATTGATGAGCAGGATGGAGACATGCCACAGCTCTGCTCCGAATACGTCAAAGACATCTATGCCTATCTACGGCTCCTTGAG GTGCAGCAGGCTGTGCGACCCAAGTACATGCAGGGTTATGAAATCACTGAACGCATGCGAGCTCTTCTAGTTGACTGGCTGATCCAGGTTCACTCCAGGTTCCAGCTGCTTCAGGAGACATTGTACCTCACGATTGCCATCTTGGATCGTTTTCTACAG GTCCAGCCAGTGTCTCGTCGAAAGCTGCAGCTTGTCGGTGTGACTGCCATGTTAGTGGCCTCAAAGTATGAGGAGATGTACAGTCCGGAGGTTGCAGACTTTGCCTACATCACAGACGATGCATTCACTAAGTCCCAGATTCTGGTGATGGAGCAGGTGATGTTGAGGAGCCTCAATTTTGACCTGGGACGCCCTCTACCACTACACTTCCTCAGGAGGGCTTCAAAGGTTGCAAAT TCTGATGTAGAGAGACACACGCTGGCCAAATACCTCATGGAGTTGACTCTGCTCGACTACAACATGGTGCATTATCGCCCCTCTGAGATCGCTGctgcttccctctgcctctcccagcTGCTGCTTGATGAGCTGCCATGG TCTCCTACACAGCAGCACTACTCTACTTATGACGAGGCCCACCTCAAGCCAATCATGCAGCGCATTGCCAGAAATGTGGTGACTGTGAATGAGGGGAAAACCAAGTTCCAG GCTGTCAAGAACAAATACTCGAGCAGCAAGCTGATGAAAATCAGCCTCCTTCCTCAGCTCAAGTCTTCAGTCATCAAGAACATGGCTGCTTCTCTGCTCGACAATCCCTGA